Proteins found in one Candidatus Poribacteria bacterium genomic segment:
- a CDS encoding N-acetylmuramoyl-L-alanine amidase gives MKTRLFYKIAVIIPVFLLFIGCSRRQKITEPQPPFYTEIPSYTRHLKGFKICLDPGHGGQAHISDYKRGPTGVREADVNLQVALHLRNMLQEVGATVVMTRVDDAYVSLAARSQIANESGADFFISLHHNGIDNPETNYTSTWYHGDADDSRQSLDLARYVQQGVSDALRLPSSPATGLFSDKLMAASGFGVLRLTKCPAVLCEASFLSNPDEEARLKKDDYLRNEAYGYFLGVARYVAAGFPKGVLIAPQPETIIQTRTPQLQIRVMDGLHERGAWMLKRQQVFTNSIRVKLDDVSVPYHYDRDTDIITVAIEKPLANGVHSVETELVNYYGNHSLPSRQWFKVAPAAVELRLNAWTDTLPVAGKGYVSISVTALDAEGTPIADGEPIYMQTSNGTLAEIHQLSKRGLSNFYLYAPDSPGTATVEAAYGEKRASLTVNFTDTDIAIVQGQVSDADSGEPLRDVQLQAHPGLTATTNTDGHFFITTDPTSKAPIKTTLHISKMGYYSHKRKIDLIPNQATVVPTKLHPIAGGAFASTVIILDSRSDTPPTEKLIETLSELLELAGAKVYNIHTPGQRLTIAERIRQINAIEGRGYYLQINHTQWRKDEPPLTAAHYRGNQGTETFLKRILEQFNKTLFQTPIVTVQDRTTPEIQQTNKMAMTLEIRSLNQQNTSAVEEAHAIFFGAWAFLKSDGKIDAEEQKRFIAYLKEIRK, from the coding sequence ATGAAAACCCGCCTCTTTTACAAAATTGCCGTTATTATCCCAGTTTTTCTACTGTTCATAGGGTGTTCGCGCCGCCAAAAAATTACCGAGCCGCAGCCCCCTTTCTATACTGAGATCCCCTCTTATACCCGGCATCTCAAGGGATTCAAAATCTGTCTGGACCCAGGACACGGCGGGCAAGCACACATCTCTGATTACAAACGCGGTCCGACAGGCGTTCGTGAGGCGGATGTCAACCTACAAGTCGCTCTTCATTTACGTAACATGCTACAGGAAGTCGGGGCTACTGTCGTCATGACGCGTGTTGATGATGCTTACGTGAGTTTGGCGGCGCGAAGTCAAATCGCCAACGAAAGTGGGGCTGATTTTTTTATTTCTCTTCACCATAACGGCATTGATAACCCTGAAACTAACTATACCTCTACATGGTATCACGGCGATGCGGACGACTCGCGCCAGAGCCTCGACCTTGCTCGATATGTCCAACAAGGGGTTTCGGACGCGCTGCGATTACCGAGTTCGCCAGCAACAGGTCTCTTTTCGGATAAGTTGATGGCTGCTTCTGGCTTTGGCGTTTTGCGGCTAACGAAATGTCCAGCGGTCTTATGTGAAGCATCTTTCCTCTCAAACCCAGATGAAGAGGCGCGGTTGAAAAAGGACGACTACCTCAGAAACGAGGCTTACGGCTACTTTCTCGGTGTCGCCCGTTACGTTGCCGCAGGGTTTCCGAAGGGGGTTTTGATAGCACCACAACCTGAGACTATTATCCAGACCAGAACGCCACAACTTCAGATTCGAGTCATGGATGGACTCCACGAACGCGGCGCGTGGATGCTCAAACGCCAGCAGGTCTTCACGAACTCTATCCGAGTCAAACTTGATGACGTAAGTGTGCCATATCACTACGATCGCGATACGGATATAATCACGGTTGCTATTGAAAAACCGCTCGCAAACGGTGTCCATTCTGTCGAGACTGAATTGGTGAACTATTATGGTAATCACAGCCTACCTTCGCGGCAGTGGTTTAAAGTCGCACCCGCGGCGGTAGAACTTCGCCTTAATGCTTGGACGGATACGCTTCCGGTTGCGGGTAAAGGTTACGTCAGTATTTCTGTAACCGCGCTTGACGCTGAGGGAACACCCATTGCTGATGGTGAACCGATCTACATGCAAACATCAAACGGGACATTGGCAGAGATCCATCAATTATCAAAGCGCGGTTTATCGAACTTCTATCTCTACGCCCCTGATTCACCCGGTACGGCAACTGTAGAAGCCGCTTATGGTGAAAAGCGGGCATCGTTAACGGTTAACTTTACAGACACGGATATTGCTATTGTGCAAGGGCAAGTTTCTGACGCGGACTCTGGAGAACCGCTGCGAGATGTACAATTACAGGCTCATCCGGGGTTAACCGCAACCACAAATACTGACGGGCACTTCTTCATCACAACCGATCCCACGTCGAAGGCTCCAATCAAAACAACGCTACACATTTCCAAAATGGGTTACTATTCCCACAAACGCAAAATTGACCTTATCCCAAATCAGGCAACGGTTGTGCCTACTAAACTTCATCCTATTGCTGGCGGAGCGTTTGCATCAACAGTCATCATTCTCGACTCACGAAGTGATACACCTCCTACGGAAAAATTGATCGAAACCTTGAGCGAATTACTCGAACTTGCTGGCGCAAAGGTTTATAATATTCATACCCCCGGACAAAGGTTGACCATAGCAGAACGGATACGCCAGATTAACGCTATTGAAGGGAGAGGGTATTATTTGCAAATTAACCATACACAGTGGCGCAAAGATGAACCGCCTTTGACCGCAGCACACTACCGCGGCAATCAAGGGACAGAAACATTTCTAAAACGGATACTCGAACAGTTCAACAAAACACTTTTTCAGACACCCATTGTCACGGTTCAAGATCGGACGACTCCTGAAATCCAGCAGACAAACAAAATGGCAATGACACTTGAAATCCGATCCTTAAATCAGCAAAATACTTCTGCCGTGGAGGAAGCACACGCCATTTTTTTTGGGGCATGGGCTTTCCTAAAATCAGATGGCAAGATTGATGCAGAAGAGCAAAAACGTTTTATAGCATACTTAAAAGAGATACGAAAGTAG